GGCGCCTGGCGGCCACGCAAACGGGGGCCGATGGCGTCTGCCTTCCGGGGGTCTTCGTGGCAGCGGTGTTCGCCCCGCCTTTGATGCGAACGATGGCGCGTCCCTCGACACCCGCACCGCGTCCAGCGGCAGCTTGGATCGATGATGATTTCCGGCACCGCCTGTCCGCAGCCTCGCCTCGACGCGCGCATGCGCAGGAGCACGCGCATCGGCCTGGACGTTCATTCCACTCCCTCTTACCCAGGCAAAACAGGAGGTCACCGCATGAAGTACGGCATTGTCCGCCAGATCGCCAATCTCGCCTTTCAACTCGACGACAACCCCGAGCATGTCTATCGCTGGATCACCGACGAACACGTTCCCGCCCTCGGTGATCGAAGGCCGATAGAGCTCATCTGGGAAGATCAGGGCGAACTGGTGCTTTCCTTTCTGTCTGATCTCATCGGCAGGAACGCGCCCTCGACTGCCTCGCCGGGCGGGTGCGATCATTCGAAGCGGGTTTCGTCGCCGGACATCCCGCAGACGCAAAGGGCTCCCTCACTCGCCTGAGCTCCCCACCAGACTCCAGGCCAGCGACCATCCCATGGCCTGCCCGGTCCCGTTTCTCCTACAGGCGATGGTCCCTCACCCGCCAGGGTTGGCGAACTCCATACATGAGTGTCCGCCACAGCCACTCCATGGGGCCGAACCGGAACCGCTTCAGCCACCAATGGCTGATGAGAACCTGCGCGATATAAACCGCGATGCCCAGCAGCATCGCCTGCGATGCGCCCAGGCGGCCGAACAGGCCCAGTCCATATCCGAAGAAGATCCAGCCGAACACCAGCGACTGGGCCAGGTAGTTGCTGAAGGCCATGCGGCCCAGCGGGCCGAGCAACCCCAGCAAGCAGTTGAGCCTGGTGAACGTATACAGGGCGACGCAGGTGGCGCCGTAGCCGATGGCAAGCACGACCGGGGCCAGTGTCGTCAGCGCCGAGACGAGTGGCGCCAAGATCCGCAAGGAAGACCCTGGGCCAGGCAGCGTCAGCAGACGCATCCCCAACCCAAGGACGAGGCCCACCACGGCGATACCGATGAGTAGGCGGCGGTACCTTTCGGGGTCGCGCAGCAGGCCGGTGCGCCACACGAGCACGCCAAGCAGGAACAACGCGAACGTCCGCGGGGCCACCAACACATGCAGCGGCACGAGGCGGGGTATCTCGGCGATGTTGAAGCGGACGACCTCGCTCCAGGTGCCCGTTGCGTAGACCGATGTCGCGACGCGGATGTACTGTCGAAGCCCTGCCTCGTCGGGCCCGAAGAAGCTGTCCGGGAGCCAGGACGGCATCGCCGCATAAAGCAGCAGCGCCGCCGCACAGAAGACGATGAGCGCCCTGCTGGGAAGATAAAGGAACGGCAGGGCGAGCAACCCGATCAGCGCGTACTCCGTGAGGATGTCGCCATTCCAGATCAGGCACAGGTGCAGGATGCCGAACCCCAGCAGGACCAGCAGTCGCCTGACCAGCAGCGACAGGCGCTGTGGCTTGGAGGCGAGCCTCTCGAACTGGATGGCAAGGCCAACGCCGAACAACAGGGAGAACAGGGCAAACGCCTTCAACTCCATGCCGATGCTCACAACCGCATCGACCAGTCGATCCAGACGGCCCCCCGCCATGGTCGGCTGGAGAAACTGCTGAAACACCGAGACCCGGAACTCGGTGATCAGGTTGACGGAGAGCACGCCGAAGAGCGCCACGCCCCGCAGCACATCGATGACCGCGACGCGACGGCCGGGAGCGACAGGGAGCGCAGCATGCTGTTCAAGGAAGTTGCCTGCTTCTGAAACGCCGTTCATCGCAGCCTCTGGGCCGTGCGCTGGTTCGCAAAGCATGTCCGCTTCGTCGCGGCGCAGACGGCCGCCCCGCCCTGGATCACCCCACCATGACCTCGGGATCGAACCCGGAAGACAGGCGAAGGTGATCGCGTTGGTTCTCTTCCGGAGACATCCTGCCGTCCTGCCATCCCGATCTCATCGAGCCGATCGTCGCTACGCCAGCGACCACTCGACCCCCTCCCCCGCCCGCATCGGCACCACCACCGAATCGGCCAGCGGATAGGTGTCGGGCACGGTCCAAGCCTTGCGCTCCAGCACGATCCGCTCCTGGTTGCGCGGCAGCCGGTAGAAGTCCGGGCCGTGGAAGCTGGCGAAGGCCTCCAGCTGCTCCAGCTTGCCGGCCTGGTCGAAGGCCTCGGCGTACAGCTCGATCGCGGCATGGGCGGTGTAGAGGCCGGCGCAGCCGCAGGCGGTTTCCTTGGCGCCGCGGGGGTGCGGGGCGCTGTCGGTGCCGAGGAAGAAGTGCGCATCGCCGCTGGTGGCGGCCTGCAGCAGGGCCTGGCGGTGGGTCTCGCGCTTGAGGATGGGGGCGCAGTAGTTGTGCGGGCGGATGCCGCCTTCGAACAGGACGTTGCGGTTGAGCAGCAGGTGATGGGCGGTGATGGTGGCGCCGACGTTGGCCGGGGCGCCGGTGACGAAGTCCACCGCGTCCTTGGTGGTGATGTGCTCGAGCACCATGCGCAGGCCGGGGAAGCGGGCCTGCAGCGGCAGCAGGTGGCGCTCGATGAACACGCGTTCGCGGTCGAAGATGTCCACGGCCGGGTCGGTCACCTCGCCGTGCAGCAGCAGCGGCAGTTCGTGCTTCTCCATCGCCTCCAGCACCGCGTTCACGCGCGCCAGGTCGCGCACGCCGGACTGCGAGTTGGTGGTCGCGCCGGCCGGGTAGTACTTGACGGCAAACACGTGCTCGCTGGCCTTGGCGCGGGCGATCTCCTCCGGCGCGGTGTCCTCGGTCAGGTACAGGGTCATCAGCGGCTGGAAGCCGGACCCGGCCGGCAGGCAGGCCAGGATGCGCTCGCGATAGCTTTCGGCCTGGGCCACGGTGGCCACCGGTGGCTTGAGGTTGGGCATGACGATGGCGCGCGCGAAGCGCCGCGCGGTATGCCTCACCACCGAGGTCAGGGCCTGTCCGTCGCGCAGGTGCAGGTGCCAGTCGTCGGGGCGGATGAGTTCAAGGCGCGTGGCGGTCATGGCGCGGTCGTCTTCAAGGTCGGATTGCGGGGCGCGGCATGGTAGCGCACGCCCTCGGCACTGCCCTGCCCTGCCCGGCCCTCCCTCGCCGCCCTTTAAAGCGCGACGCCCGCGGCGGACGCGGGCGTCGGGTTGCAGCAATGGGGGCGTCCGCCTGGGCGGCTCAGCCCGGATAGGCCGGGAACTTGTCCTTCGGGTGACGCGCCTTCCACTCGTTGTAGGCGGCGGTGCCTTCCCAGGCGGCGAAGGCCTTGGGGGTGCGGCCTCGGCCGGTCCAGGTCTCGCCGGTGTGCGGCAGCCAGTACTTGGGCGCCACGGTGGTGCCGCGGGTGCTGGAGCCGGCGGACTTCCGCGCGCGCGGCTCGCCGGCGCCGGTCAGCGCGGCGATCTCCGCCTTCTGCTTGGCGTTGAAGTGGCTGCCGTAGGTCTGCAGCAGCTTGATCACGTTGGAAAACGCGTCCGTGGCCTCCTGCTGGCGCAGCTCGACTTCCTGCGCCTCGAGCTTGCGCAGTTCTTCGGCCAGCTTGGCCTTGGCTTGGGCGATGGCGTCCAGGTTCAGCGTGTTCTTTTCGGTCATGGGTTCGTGTCGGAAGGGATGGAAGGCAGGGCATGCCCGCCGCGCATTATGCCTGTCCGCGCGTGCAAGCCTTGGGCTGTCGCGCCGTCGCATGCGACACTGGGTCACATGTTCGAGCCATTCAAAGCGGGCGGCGCGCTGGCGCCGCTGTGGTCGCGGGAGCGCTGGATGCGGCGCGTGGCCTTGTGGGGCGGCGCCGTCGCGGTGGCGGTGGTGGCGCTGATCTTCGCCCGGGCGGCCGATGCGGCCTTCGGGCTGTTCTCGCGGGTCATCCACCACTCGGTGTGGTGGGCGCTGCTGCTGACGCCGACGGTGTTCGCCGCGCTGGCCTGGCTCACCAACGGGGCGCTCAAGCCGACCCGCGGCTCGGGCATCCCGCAGGTGATCGCCGCGCTGCAGCTGCCCGATCGCGATTTCCGCAAGCGCAACCTGTCGCTGGGGGTGTCGGCCGGCAAGCTGGCGCTGACCGTGCTGGCGCTGTTCGGCGGCGCCTCGGTCGGCCGCGAGGGGCCGACGGTGCACGTGGGCGCCAGCCTGATGTATGTGATCGGGCGGGCGCTGGGCTTCAAGGATCCGCGCGACGCCACGCACTTCCTGCTGGCCGGCGGCGCGGCCGGCATCGCGGCGGCGTTCAACACCCCGCTGGCCGGCGTGGTGTTCGCGATCGAGGAACTGTCGGGCCGCTTCGAGCACACCTTCTCCGGCACGCTGCTGACGGCGGTGATCGTCGGCGGCGTGGTCTCGCTGGGCCTGCTGGGCAACTACACCTACTTCGGCACGGTGCAGGCCGCCCTGCCGCTGGGGCTGGGCTGGCTGGCGGTGCTGCTGTGCGGGGCCGTGGCCGGGCTGCTGGGCGGCCTCTTCAGCCGCACGATCCTGGCGGCGATGGACGGCCGGCCGCGCTGGCTGGGACGGATGCGCGCGGCCAATCCGGTGCTGTTCGCCGGCGGCTGCGGCCTGGTGCTGGCGCTGCTGGGCATCGTCTTCGGCGCGGGCGCGTTCGGCACCGGCTACGAGCAGGCGCGCAGCCTGGTGCAGGACCACGCGGTGGTCGGGCATGAGTTCGGGCTGATGAAGTTCGCCGCCAACCTGGTGTCCTACGTGGCCGGCATCCCCGGCGGCCTGTTCTCGCCGGCGCTGGCGGTCGGCGCGGGCCTGGGCCACAACCTGGCGGTGCTGCTGCCGGGCGTGGATCCGTCCTCGATGGTGCTGCTGGGCATGTGCGCCTACCTGACCGGCGTGACCCAGGCGCCGCTGACCTCGTCGATCATCTGCCTGGAGCTGACCGACAACAGCGACATGATGCTGCCGATCCTGGCCACCGCCCTGCTCGCCCGCGGCGCCTCGGCGCTGGTCTGCCGCAAGCCGGTGTACAAGGCGCTGGCCGACCGCCTGCTGGCCGCCATGCCCGAGCCCGCGCCCGTGGCGCCGGACGCGCACGACGACGATGCCGACGGGCCACGTCCGGCGCATACCTGACCGATCCTCGTCCGCCGGACCTGGCGCGGCGCGCGCACCGTGCACCAGGCGTCAGGCGGCGCTTTCCGAGGCGGCGCGCAGCAGCGCCTTGCCGACCCGGCGCCGGTCGAGCGAGAACACCTCGGCCAGGACGTCCCCCACCACGACGCGGTCCCCGGGCGCGGGCAACCGGTCCAACTGGTGCAGGAACAGCCCCGACAGGGTCTGGTAGCGGCTCGAACGCGGCAGCACCAGCCCGGTCAGGCGCTCGATCTCGTCCAGATGCATGGCGCCGTCGATCTCCCAGACGCCGGTCTCGCGTTCGAGCGCGCCGTAGTCCGCGTCCTGGGTATCGGCCAGGTCGCCGGCGATGGCGGCCAGCAGATCGTTGGCGGTGACCAGGCCCTCGATGCTGCCGTACTCGTCCACCACGATCGCCAGCGGCAGCGGGTGCTCGCGGATCCGGTCCAGGGCGCGCAGCGCCGTGGTCGTCTCGGGCAGCACCAGCGGCTCGCGCGTGCAGCCGACCAGGTCCAGCGGCGCGCCGCCGAGCGCGTTGGCCAGCAGGTCGCGGCTCTGCACCACGCCCTGCAGGCGATCGAGTTCGCCGTCGCACACCAGCATCCGGGTATGCGGCGAGGCGGCCAGGCGCTGGGCGATGTCCTGCGCATCGGCCCGGGAATCCAGCCATTCCAGGTCGGCGCGCACGGTCATTAGCGCGGTCACCGGACGCTCGGCCAGCGTCAGCACGCTGCGGATCATGTGCTGCTCCGACGGCTCCAGGCGTTCCTCGTCAGCCGCGTCCGCAACATCGCGCTGGTCCTGTGCGTCGCGCCGGCCGCGCGCGCCCAGCAGGCGCAGCACGGCCTCGGCGGTGCGCTGGCGGAAGGGCAGCCGGCGCTGGCGGCGCTCGCGGTTGAAGCGCGACCACTGGTTGAAGCCTTCGATCAGGATCGAGAACGCGATCGCCGCGTACAGATAGCCCTTCGGGATCTTGAAGCCCAGGCCTTCGGCCAGCAGGCTGAAACCGATCATCAGCAGGAAGCCCAGGCACAGGATGACCACCGTCGGATGGCGGCCGACGAACCGGGTCAGCGGCCGGCTGGCCAGCATCATGATGGCCATGGCGATGACCACCGCGGCGATCATCACGCCCAGTTCGTCGACCATGCCGACCGCGGTGATCACCGAGTCCAGCGAGAACACCGCATCCAGCACCACGATCTGGGCAATCACCAGGGCGAAGCTGGGAAAGGCCTTGGCGCCGTCCTGGTGCGCATCGGCGCCTTCCAGGCGTTCGTGCAGTTCCATGGTCGCCTTGAACAGCAGGAACGCGCCGCCGGCCAGCAGGATGAGGTCGCGTCCGGAAAAGGACTGCCCGCCCAGGGCGAACAGCGGATCGGTCAGCCGCATGATCCACGACAGCGTGGCCAGCAGCACCAGGCGCATCAGCAGCGCCAGGCTCAGTCCGATGAGGCGGGCCCTGTCGCGCTGCTCCGGCGGCAGCTTGTCCGCCAGGATCGCGATGAAGACCAGATTGTCGATGCCCAGGATGATCTCGAGGATCACCAAGGTCGCCAGGCCCATCCAGATCGATGGGTCGGACAGCCATTCCATAGGAAGTTCAGCGTGGGACGGCCCCGGATCTTCGCACGCGCGGTCGCCCGGCCAGCCGAATCCGCACCGAAATGACCACGCCGTCACTCGGCGGCCGGCACGACGCCGCGCGCATTTTCCTTCCGCGCGCCACCGGCGATCCGTCAGGTGGCTCGCGACGACGTGTCGCCGCGTTGCAGCAAAACCGAGGGGGCTCTACTATTGATGAGAACAATTCGCGTTCTCATAACATCCCCCTCGATGCCCCTGCCCCGCCCCGTTTCCCTGTGCGCGTGCCTGCTGACCTGCGCGCCGTTCGCCCTGCATGCGCAGCCCGGCGACGAGACCACCGCGGCCGCCCCCATGCCCCAGACCCGGGAACTGGATACCGTGCGCGTCACCGGCACGGCGAGTGGCTTCCACAGCCAGGGGCCGGCCCAGGTCGGCAAATCGGGGCTGGCGCCGGAGGCGTCACCGCAATCGGTCAGCGTGGTCACGCGCGACCTGCTCGATGCGCAGCAGGCCCAGAGCCTGGCCGATGCCCTGCACAACGTCCCCGGCGTGGTCAGCAACACCTTCGGCCGACGCGGCTGGGACGACCTGATCATCCGCGGCCAGGTCGCCTCCGACTCGCTGTTCGTCGATGGCCTGCGCACGGCCGCGTCCAGTCGGGTGGCCGAGCAGCTGTTCGGCTACGAGCAGGTCGAAGTGCTCAAGGGCCCGGCCTCGCTGATGTACGGGCTGGTGCTGCCGGGCGGACTGGTGAACATGGTCAGCAAGCGTCCGCAGGCCGACCCTTTCGGCCGCGTCGACGCCACGGTCGGCAGCCACGGATGGGTCCAGGGCACGTTCGATCTCAACACGCCGCTGTCGGCCGATCGCAGGGCCGCGCTGCGCCTCAACGGCCTGGCCATGAACAGCGACGACGCCACCGACCATGTCTGGTTCCGGGCGCGCCACATCGCGCCGGCGCTGTCGCTGGAGCTGGGCCCGGACACCGACCTGACCCTGCTGGCCAGCTATCAGACGCGCGAATACCTGCGCCAGCAGGGCCTGCCGCTGGTGGGGTCGATCCTGCCCAGCCGCAATGGGCCGATCCCGCGCGACACCTTCACCGGCGAGCCAGGACAGGATCCCTACCGCGCGCGCCAGTCGCGCATCGGCTACGCCTTCAGCCACCGCTTCGGCAACGGCTGGACGCTCAACCAGAACCTGCGCGTGCAGGACTTCGAGGTCACCGGGCAGTTGGTCAGCAATACGGCGATGAACGCCGACCAGCGCACCCTGCGCCGCGGCGCGCAGGACCAGGCCTACGATGGCCATACCCTGTCGGTCGATACGCATGCATGGAAGCAGGTCGCCACCGGCGCCTTGCGCCACGACCTGACCTTCGGCGTGGATTCCCTGGAGACGCGCGAAGACGTGCTGTCCTACACCTGCAGCGTCGCCGCGCTGAACGTCTACGCGCCGGTCTACGGCAGTCCGATCCGTTGCCCTGCCACGCCCCGCACTAACACCCGCGTGCGGCTCGAGATGCTGGGCCTGTATGCGCGCGACCAGTTGCACATCGGCGAGCGCTGGCTGGTCAGCGCCGGGCTGCGCCGGGATTTCACCACCACCCGGACCACCAACCGCGCCAACGGCCGCGTCGAACGCGATCCGGCCGACGCCACCACCGGTGCGCTGGCGGTGATGTACGACCTCACGCCGGCCGTGCGGCCCTACCTGAGCTACGCCACCTCGTTCTATCCCAACACCGGCACCGATGTGGACGGCCGCGGGTTCGAGCCCGAGGAAGGCCGGCAGTGGGAAGCGGGCCTGAAGATCGACCTGGCGCAGGGCCGCGCGACGCTGACCACGGCGCTGTTCGACCTGCGTCGGCAGCACGTGCTGCAGGGCGATCCGCTCAACGACGGCTTCAGCATCGCCATCGGCGAGCAGCGCACGCGCGGCGTCGAACTGGGCATCGCCGCGGATTTCGGGAATGGCCTGAGCCTCAACGCCGGCTATGCCTACACCGACGCGGTGATCACCGACGACGGCGGCCAGGCGGCGTCGACGGTCGGCAACCGCCTCAACAACGTGCCACGGCACAGCGCCACGGCCTTCGCGCGCTACCAACTGCCCGGCGCCTGGTCGCGCTGGTCGGTCAACGGCGGCCTGCGCGGGGAAAGCGATCGCTTCGCTTACAGCTACGTGCTGCCGGGCTATGTGGTCGCCGATGCGGGCGTGGCGTATGACGCGCCGCGCTGGCACGCTGCCTTCAGCCTGAAGAACATCTTCGACACCCATTACTACAGCGGCGGCCTGGCCGCGGCGGTGGCGATGGGCGACGACCGCACCGCGCTGTTCAACCTCGGCCTGCGCTTCTAATCCTCCCCCTTTCGGCAATCCGCGCGCAGGAACCCCCACGTGCTCAAGCAGCTCCTGTTCCAGACCCATTGGTTCCTGGGCATCACCGCCGGCACGGTGCTGGCCCTGATGGGACTCACCGGCGCCAGCCTGTCCTTCCAGGACGAACTGCTGCGCGCCATGAACCCACCGCTGGCCCAGGTCGCGCGCCATCATGCCGCCGGCGAGCAGGCGCTGCCCTTGACCACGCTGGCCGAGCGCCTCTCGCAGGGCCGGCGCGGGCCGATCCAGCGCCTGCGCGTGGACACCACCGGCGCCCATCCGTCCGAGGTGCGCTTCGATGGGCGTGGCGGCACGTCGCTGTACTTCGACCCCTACACCGGACAGGTGATCGACGCGCCCCGCGGTGCGCGCTTCTTCGACGTCGCCGAGGACCTGCATCGGCGGCTGGCGGCCGGCGAGACCGGCAAGGCGATCACCGGCGCCTGCGTGCTCATGCTGCTGTTCTTCTGCCTGTCCGGCCTGTACCTGCGCTGGCCCCGGCAGTGGCGCAGTCCGCGCACCTGGCTGGCGGTGGAGTGGAAACGCAGCGGCCGCAGCTTCCTGTGGAGCCTGCATTCGGTGATCGGCACCTGGGTGCTGGTGGTGTATGTGCTGATTGCGTTGACCGGGCTGTGGTGGTCCTACGACTGGTACCGCGATGGGGTCAGCAGGCTGCTGGGCGGTGCCGAACGCGAGGAGACGCGTGGCGGGGCCGGCTTCGGCCGGCTCGACCTGGCCCGGGTGCAGGCCAGCCTCGACGCGGCCGTGCCCGCCCTGCGCGCGGGTGGCTACCTCGACCTGCGCTTCGCGCCCAAGGGCGATCGCCCGCTGACCGCACGGGTCAGGCTGGAAGGCGCCGCGCACGACCGCGCCTACGACACCTACCTGCTCGACCCGGCCACCGGCGCGGTGCTGGAGCGCAGTCCCTACGCCGCGCTGCCGGCGGGCCGCAAGCTGCTGACCAGCGTGTTCGCGCTGCATTCGGGCAGCT
The window above is part of the Pseudoxanthomonas sp. X-1 genome. Proteins encoded here:
- a CDS encoding DUF418 domain-containing protein; translated protein: MNGVSEAGNFLEQHAALPVAPGRRVAVIDVLRGVALFGVLSVNLITEFRVSVFQQFLQPTMAGGRLDRLVDAVVSIGMELKAFALFSLLFGVGLAIQFERLASKPQRLSLLVRRLLVLLGFGILHLCLIWNGDILTEYALIGLLALPFLYLPSRALIVFCAAALLLYAAMPSWLPDSFFGPDEAGLRQYIRVATSVYATGTWSEVVRFNIAEIPRLVPLHVLVAPRTFALFLLGVLVWRTGLLRDPERYRRLLIGIAVVGLVLGLGMRLLTLPGPGSSLRILAPLVSALTTLAPVVLAIGYGATCVALYTFTRLNCLLGLLGPLGRMAFSNYLAQSLVFGWIFFGYGLGLFGRLGASQAMLLGIAVYIAQVLISHWWLKRFRFGPMEWLWRTLMYGVRQPWRVRDHRL
- the pyrC gene encoding dihydroorotase: MTATRLELIRPDDWHLHLRDGQALTSVVRHTARRFARAIVMPNLKPPVATVAQAESYRERILACLPAGSGFQPLMTLYLTEDTAPEEIARAKASEHVFAVKYYPAGATTNSQSGVRDLARVNAVLEAMEKHELPLLLHGEVTDPAVDIFDRERVFIERHLLPLQARFPGLRMVLEHITTKDAVDFVTGAPANVGATITAHHLLLNRNVLFEGGIRPHNYCAPILKRETHRQALLQAATSGDAHFFLGTDSAPHPRGAKETACGCAGLYTAHAAIELYAEAFDQAGKLEQLEAFASFHGPDFYRLPRNQERIVLERKAWTVPDTYPLADSVVVPMRAGEGVEWSLA
- a CDS encoding H-NS family nucleoid-associated regulatory protein, which produces MTEKNTLNLDAIAQAKAKLAEELRKLEAQEVELRQQEATDAFSNVIKLLQTYGSHFNAKQKAEIAALTGAGEPRARKSAGSSTRGTTVAPKYWLPHTGETWTGRGRTPKAFAAWEGTAAYNEWKARHPKDKFPAYPG
- a CDS encoding chloride channel protein, whose translation is MFEPFKAGGALAPLWSRERWMRRVALWGGAVAVAVVALIFARAADAAFGLFSRVIHHSVWWALLLTPTVFAALAWLTNGALKPTRGSGIPQVIAALQLPDRDFRKRNLSLGVSAGKLALTVLALFGGASVGREGPTVHVGASLMYVIGRALGFKDPRDATHFLLAGGAAGIAAAFNTPLAGVVFAIEELSGRFEHTFSGTLLTAVIVGGVVSLGLLGNYTYFGTVQAALPLGLGWLAVLLCGAVAGLLGGLFSRTILAAMDGRPRWLGRMRAANPVLFAGGCGLVLALLGIVFGAGAFGTGYEQARSLVQDHAVVGHEFGLMKFAANLVSYVAGIPGGLFSPALAVGAGLGHNLAVLLPGVDPSSMVLLGMCAYLTGVTQAPLTSSIICLELTDNSDMMLPILATALLARGASALVCRKPVYKALADRLLAAMPEPAPVAPDAHDDDADGPRPAHT
- a CDS encoding TerC family protein: MEWLSDPSIWMGLATLVILEIILGIDNLVFIAILADKLPPEQRDRARLIGLSLALLMRLVLLATLSWIMRLTDPLFALGGQSFSGRDLILLAGGAFLLFKATMELHERLEGADAHQDGAKAFPSFALVIAQIVVLDAVFSLDSVITAVGMVDELGVMIAAVVIAMAIMMLASRPLTRFVGRHPTVVILCLGFLLMIGFSLLAEGLGFKIPKGYLYAAIAFSILIEGFNQWSRFNRERRQRRLPFRQRTAEAVLRLLGARGRRDAQDQRDVADAADEERLEPSEQHMIRSVLTLAERPVTALMTVRADLEWLDSRADAQDIAQRLAASPHTRMLVCDGELDRLQGVVQSRDLLANALGGAPLDLVGCTREPLVLPETTTALRALDRIREHPLPLAIVVDEYGSIEGLVTANDLLAAIAGDLADTQDADYGALERETGVWEIDGAMHLDEIERLTGLVLPRSSRYQTLSGLFLHQLDRLPAPGDRVVVGDVLAEVFSLDRRRVGKALLRAASESAA
- a CDS encoding TonB-dependent siderophore receptor encodes the protein MPLPRPVSLCACLLTCAPFALHAQPGDETTAAAPMPQTRELDTVRVTGTASGFHSQGPAQVGKSGLAPEASPQSVSVVTRDLLDAQQAQSLADALHNVPGVVSNTFGRRGWDDLIIRGQVASDSLFVDGLRTAASSRVAEQLFGYEQVEVLKGPASLMYGLVLPGGLVNMVSKRPQADPFGRVDATVGSHGWVQGTFDLNTPLSADRRAALRLNGLAMNSDDATDHVWFRARHIAPALSLELGPDTDLTLLASYQTREYLRQQGLPLVGSILPSRNGPIPRDTFTGEPGQDPYRARQSRIGYAFSHRFGNGWTLNQNLRVQDFEVTGQLVSNTAMNADQRTLRRGAQDQAYDGHTLSVDTHAWKQVATGALRHDLTFGVDSLETREDVLSYTCSVAALNVYAPVYGSPIRCPATPRTNTRVRLEMLGLYARDQLHIGERWLVSAGLRRDFTTTRTTNRANGRVERDPADATTGALAVMYDLTPAVRPYLSYATSFYPNTGTDVDGRGFEPEEGRQWEAGLKIDLAQGRATLTTALFDLRRQHVLQGDPLNDGFSIAIGEQRTRGVELGIAADFGNGLSLNAGYAYTDAVITDDGGQAASTVGNRLNNVPRHSATAFARYQLPGAWSRWSVNGGLRGESDRFAYSYVLPGYVVADAGVAYDAPRWHAAFSLKNIFDTHYYSGGLAAAVAMGDDRTALFNLGLRF